The genomic DNA AGATCGCTCCGTACCAGAAGTTCATTCTGACCAGCCATATTCGGCCCGACGCCGACGCGCTGGGCAGCGAGCTGGGCATGGCCGGCGTGCTGCGCGCGTTGGGCAAGCACGTGCGAATCGTCAACGGCCAGAGCACGCCGCCGAATCTCAAGTTCCTGGACCCGGCGGGCGAGATCAAAGCCATTGGCGTCGACGTGACGGCCGAGCAACTGGCCGATGCCGACGCGCTGATCGTGCTGGACACCAGCGCTTGGGCCCAGTTGGGGCCGATGAGCGACGTGATCCGCACCACCAAGGCCAAGAAGTTCGTCGTCGATCATCACCTCAGCGAAGATGACCTGGGGGCCGAGTCGTTCAAGGACACCTCGTCCGAAGCGACGGGGCGGCTGATTACCGACGCGGCCGCGGCTCTGGGCGTGAAGCTGACGCCCGAGATCGCCACGCCGCTGTTCGCCGCCTTGGCCACCGACACGGGCTGGTATCGGTTCTTGTCGACGACCGGGGGAACCTATCGCGCGGCTGC from Planctomycetota bacterium includes the following:
- a CDS encoding DHH family phosphoesterase, producing MPIDWSQFAKQIAPYQKFILTSHIRPDADALGSELGMAGVLRALGKHVRIVNGQSTPPNLKFLDPAGEIKAIGVDVTAEQLADADALIVLDTSAWAQLGPMSDVIRTTKAKKFVVDHHLSEDDLGAESFKDTSSEATGRLITDAAAALGVKLTPEIATPLFAALATDTGWYRFLSTTGGTYRAAAALVEAGAVPGQIYKQLYEQDTLGRIHLIGRVLERAEAEKNGKLIHTYVQLPDFSACGAQPTDTEDVINMTLQVAGTEVAVIAVEQAGGAVKFSFRSRPAANGGQLDCRLLAEQFGGGGHKAAAGATLREPLMAARSKVLEAVRAAMG